One window of Streptococcus suis genomic DNA carries:
- the rimM gene encoding ribosome maturation factor RimM (Essential for efficient processing of 16S rRNA): MNYFNVGKIVNTQGLQGEMRVLSVTDFAEERFKKGSVLALFDDKDQFVMEVGIASHRKAKNFDIIKFKGLYHINDIEKYKGFSLKIAEENLTDLDEGEFYYHEIIGLDVYENDQFIGQIKEILQPGANDVWVVKRKGKKDLLLPYIPPVVLNIDIENNRVDVELLEGLDDED; encoded by the coding sequence ATGAATTATTTTAACGTAGGAAAAATTGTCAATACCCAAGGCTTACAAGGAGAAATGCGTGTCCTGTCTGTGACGGACTTCGCTGAGGAACGTTTTAAAAAAGGCTCAGTCTTGGCGCTTTTTGATGACAAGGATCAGTTTGTCATGGAAGTGGGAATTGCCTCCCACCGCAAGGCCAAGAACTTCGATATTATCAAGTTCAAAGGGCTCTATCATATCAACGACATTGAGAAATACAAGGGCTTTAGCCTCAAGATTGCGGAGGAAAATCTGACAGACTTGGACGAAGGCGAGTTTTACTACCATGAAATCATCGGGCTGGATGTCTATGAAAATGACCAGTTCATCGGACAAATCAAGGAAATCCTTCAGCCGGGTGCCAATGATGTTTGGGTGGTCAAACGAAAAGGCAAGAAAGATTTGCTTTTGCCGTATATTCCGCCGGTTGTTCTCAATATTGACATTGAAAACAATCGCGTCGATGTAGAATTGCTCGAGGGGCTGGATGATGAAGATTGA
- a CDS encoding ABC transporter ATP-binding protein/permease, with product MKLIWNYLKHYPKWLILDLFAGILFVAVNLGLPTFLARMIDQGLTQNNPAQVYFWAWMMLIIVVLGIVGRVLLAYAAGQLTTNIVKDIRNDLYEKIQDYSHHEYEQIGVSSLVTRITNDAFVLMQFAEQVLRLGVITPMMMIASVIMTLVTSPGLAWTVAVAMPFLVWVVYYVAIKTRPLSEMQQQKLDTINQYVRENLMGLRVIRAFAREEFQEERFEQVNEDYTGISKKLFILTGLTEPLFVQIIIAMIVAIVWFALAPLREGSLQIGDLVAFIEYGFHALFSFLLFANLFTMYPRTAVSAKRIQEVLDMPISISKNEDGIIETETRGYLEFDNVTFAYPGETESPVLHNISFKAEPGQTIAFIGSTGSGKSTLVQLIPRFFDVTLGRILVDGVDVRRYNLKTLRSKIGFIPQKALLFTGTIAENLKYGKLDASMTELDAAADVAQAKDFIESKEERFETHLAEGGSNLSGGQKQRLSIARAIVKEPEIYIFDDSFSALDYRTDAILRKRLKEVTENATVLIVAQRVGTIMDADQIIVLNEGEIVGRGKHDELMESNEFYREIANSQLNRQSLTEEE from the coding sequence ATGAAACTTATTTGGAACTATCTGAAACACTATCCAAAATGGTTGATATTAGACCTGTTTGCCGGAATTTTGTTCGTAGCGGTCAACCTTGGTTTGCCAACCTTCTTGGCTCGGATGATTGACCAGGGGCTCACGCAAAATAATCCTGCCCAAGTCTATTTTTGGGCTTGGATGATGTTGATAATCGTTGTGTTGGGCATTGTCGGTCGTGTCCTTTTGGCCTATGCTGCTGGACAGTTGACGACCAATATTGTCAAGGATATCCGCAATGATTTGTATGAAAAAATCCAAGATTATTCCCATCATGAATACGAGCAGATTGGTGTTTCTTCTCTTGTAACACGGATTACCAATGATGCCTTTGTCCTCATGCAGTTTGCGGAGCAGGTTCTGCGACTGGGTGTTATCACGCCTATGATGATGATTGCCTCGGTCATCATGACCCTGGTGACCAGTCCTGGACTGGCTTGGACAGTAGCAGTGGCTATGCCTTTCTTGGTCTGGGTCGTCTATTATGTGGCCATCAAGACCCGTCCTTTGTCTGAAATGCAGCAGCAAAAGTTGGACACGATTAACCAGTACGTCCGTGAAAATCTCATGGGGTTGCGGGTCATCCGGGCTTTTGCGCGCGAAGAATTTCAAGAAGAACGATTTGAGCAGGTCAATGAGGATTACACCGGCATTTCTAAGAAACTCTTCATCTTGACAGGTTTGACGGAGCCACTATTTGTACAAATCATTATTGCCATGATTGTGGCCATTGTCTGGTTTGCCCTTGCTCCGCTCAGAGAAGGTAGCTTGCAAATCGGTGACCTGGTTGCCTTTATTGAGTATGGTTTTCATGCCCTTTTCTCCTTCTTGCTCTTTGCCAATCTCTTTACCATGTATCCCCGGACGGCAGTTTCAGCCAAGCGGATTCAGGAAGTTCTGGACATGCCGATTTCAATTTCTAAAAATGAAGACGGGATTATAGAGACAGAAACCCGCGGTTACCTGGAATTTGACAATGTGACCTTTGCCTATCCAGGTGAGACCGAGTCGCCTGTTCTCCACAATATCTCCTTTAAGGCAGAACCTGGTCAGACCATTGCCTTTATTGGCTCAACGGGTTCTGGTAAGTCTACTCTGGTCCAGCTCATTCCGCGATTTTTCGATGTGACCCTGGGCCGGATCTTGGTAGATGGTGTGGATGTCAGACGCTACAATCTGAAAACCCTCCGCAGCAAGATTGGCTTTATTCCGCAGAAAGCTCTGCTATTTACCGGAACAATCGCCGAAAACCTCAAGTATGGAAAGCTGGATGCCAGCATGACGGAGCTGGATGCGGCGGCTGATGTGGCTCAGGCCAAGGATTTTATCGAAAGCAAGGAAGAACGGTTTGAGACCCATTTGGCAGAAGGCGGTAGCAATCTGTCTGGCGGGCAAAAACAGCGACTGTCTATCGCGCGTGCCATTGTCAAGGAACCAGAAATCTATATCTTTGATGATTCCTTCTCTGCCTTAGACTATCGGACAGATGCGATTTTACGCAAGCGCCTCAAGGAAGTGACGGAAAATGCGACTGTCCTTATCGTTGCCCAGCGTGTGGGAACCATTATGGATGCAGACCAGATTATTGTCCTCAACGAAGGGGAAATTGTCGGTCGTGGTAAGCACGATGAGTTAATGGAAAGCAATGAATTCTACCGTGAAATTGCCAATTCTCAACTCAATCGTCAGTCCTTGACAGAAGAAGAATAG
- a CDS encoding KH domain-containing protein, with protein sequence MDMIENLIIAIVKPLISQPDSLTIKIVDTPEFLEYHLDLDQSDIGRVIGRKGRTISAIRTIVYSVPTSGKKVRLVIDEKE encoded by the coding sequence ATGGACATGATTGAAAATCTCATTATTGCGATTGTGAAACCCTTGATTTCACAGCCTGACAGCTTGACGATTAAAATCGTTGATACACCTGAATTTTTGGAATATCATTTGGATTTGGATCAATCGGATATTGGCCGTGTTATCGGTAGAAAAGGACGCACGATTTCTGCAATTCGTACGATTGTCTATTCTGTCCCAACAAGTGGTAAAAAAGTTCGTTTAGTGATTGACGAGAAAGAATAA
- a CDS encoding DUF4298 domain-containing protein, protein MEARKRVVEMEKIFNMHLEMNKSLADSVTQLNQAQSSYLRLLDYYQSQTYMEDLDLSNNGYFDGIPCGVLSEDGVYNLLFDRSNLASQLRELADLLEQ, encoded by the coding sequence ATGGAAGCTAGGAAACGTGTCGTAGAGATGGAAAAAATATTTAATATGCATCTGGAGATGAACAAGTCCCTTGCTGATAGTGTTACCCAGCTCAATCAGGCACAATCAAGTTATTTACGGTTGCTAGATTATTATCAGAGCCAGACCTATATGGAAGATCTTGATTTATCCAATAATGGTTATTTTGATGGTATTCCTTGCGGTGTATTGAGTGAAGATGGAGTCTATAATTTGCTTTTTGACCGCTCGAATTTAGCAAGTCAACTGAGAGAACTAGCAGATCTGCTGGAGCAATAA
- a CDS encoding ABC transporter ATP-binding protein/permease — translation MKNTNVFKRVWTYLRTYKSSIFIAILMKILSAIMNTLEPLVLGMVITELTANLLDMAKGVEGAGINVPYVATLLAIYAFRALMYEVGAYFSNYFMTKGVQHAVRDMRQDLSQKINRIPVSYFDKEQYGDLLGRFTNDVETVSNALQQSFLQIVNAALILTFAIGMTFYLNVSLALVVLLLVPLTYFSSSYIIKRSQPYFKEQAAILGRLNGFIQENLTGFHVLKLYGREEQSKLEFRQITTDLQEVGFKASFTSGMMMPVVQGLSNLTYVIIALLAGLQVLAGRLTVGNLQAFVQYVFQISQPVQTLTQLAPQLQSAKSSLERIFSVLDEVDEVNANEQALTDNLTGQVSFENVEFGYSEDKPLIRNFNLEVKPGEMVAIVGPTGAGKTTLINLLMRFYDVTSGAIKVDGHDIRQLSRQSYRSQFGMVLQDAWLYEGTIKENLRFGRLDATDEEIVEAAKIANVDHFIRTLPGGYNMEMNQESSNISQGQKQLLTIARALLADPSILILDEATSSVDTRLELLIQKAMKRLMQGRTSFVIAHRLSTIQEADKILVLKDGQIIEQGNHESLLAQEGFYYNLYQSQFSSSQ, via the coding sequence ATGAAGAATACAAATGTTTTTAAGCGTGTTTGGACCTATTTGCGGACCTACAAAAGCTCTATCTTTATTGCCATCCTTATGAAGATTCTCAGTGCCATTATGAATACCTTAGAGCCCCTGGTGCTGGGTATGGTTATCACCGAGCTGACAGCAAACTTATTGGATATGGCCAAGGGTGTTGAAGGAGCCGGTATCAACGTGCCTTATGTCGCAACCCTTCTAGCAATTTACGCCTTCCGTGCCCTCATGTACGAAGTTGGAGCTTATTTTTCTAACTATTTCATGACCAAGGGTGTTCAACATGCTGTCCGTGATATGCGCCAGGACTTGAGCCAAAAAATCAATCGAATCCCGGTTTCCTATTTTGACAAGGAGCAGTATGGTGACCTCCTGGGCCGCTTTACCAATGACGTTGAGACAGTTTCCAATGCCCTACAGCAGAGTTTCCTGCAAATTGTCAATGCGGCCTTGATTTTGACCTTTGCGATCGGCATGACCTTCTACCTCAATGTTTCCCTGGCCTTGGTCGTTCTGCTCTTGGTACCCCTGACTTACTTTAGTTCTAGCTATATCATCAAGCGCTCCCAGCCTTATTTCAAGGAACAGGCCGCTATCCTGGGTCGCCTCAATGGCTTTATCCAGGAAAATCTGACCGGTTTCCATGTTTTGAAACTCTACGGACGGGAAGAGCAGTCTAAACTTGAATTTCGCCAAATTACGACGGACCTGCAGGAGGTTGGTTTCAAGGCTAGCTTTACCTCTGGCATGATGATGCCGGTGGTTCAGGGCTTGTCAAACCTGACCTATGTTATCATTGCCCTCTTGGCTGGTCTCCAGGTTTTGGCGGGGCGTCTGACAGTTGGTAATTTGCAGGCCTTCGTCCAATACGTCTTCCAAATTTCTCAGCCGGTGCAAACCCTTACCCAGCTAGCTCCCCAGTTGCAGTCTGCTAAATCTTCCCTGGAGCGCATTTTTTCAGTCCTAGATGAGGTGGATGAGGTCAACGCCAATGAGCAAGCCTTGACAGACAATCTGACCGGCCAAGTCAGCTTTGAAAATGTTGAATTTGGCTATTCTGAGGATAAGCCTCTCATTCGCAATTTCAATCTGGAAGTCAAGCCAGGTGAAATGGTAGCCATCGTTGGACCAACGGGTGCCGGAAAAACTACACTCATTAACCTGCTGATGCGATTTTACGATGTAACATCTGGAGCCATTAAGGTAGACGGTCACGATATTCGTCAATTATCACGCCAGTCCTACCGTAGTCAATTTGGTATGGTTCTGCAGGATGCATGGCTTTATGAAGGAACTATCAAGGAAAACCTTCGTTTTGGTCGGCTGGATGCCACTGATGAGGAAATTGTTGAGGCAGCCAAGATTGCCAATGTGGACCACTTTATCCGTACCCTACCTGGCGGTTACAATATGGAGATGAACCAGGAATCCAGCAATATTTCGCAGGGGCAAAAACAGCTATTGACCATTGCGCGTGCATTGCTAGCTGATCCCTCCATTCTCATTCTTGATGAGGCGACCTCATCCGTTGATACCCGCTTGGAATTGCTGATTCAGAAGGCTATGAAACGGCTCATGCAGGGCAGAACCAGCTTTGTCATCGCCCATCGTCTGTCAACCATTCAAGAGGCGGATAAGATTCTGGTCCTCAAAGACGGCCAAATCATTGAACAGGGCAATCATGAAAGTCTGCTAGCCCAGGAAGGATTCTACTATAATCTCTATCAAAGCCAGTTTAGCAGCAGTCAGTAA
- a CDS encoding YhdH/YhfP family quinone oxidoreductase, translating to MNREFKAMVVEQVGDEIVFAPKTITVDDLHEGQVLIKVAYSSVNYKDMLAVQKNSGVIRNYPMIPGIDLAGTVVSSETDEFTLGQEVLVTGYEMGMSHTGGFSEYARVPKDWVVPLPEGLTMKDAMILGTAGLTAGLSVLALEKAGMTVDKQPQILVTGASGGVGSVGLAILKSQGYEHISALTRKDNQDELVCRLGASKIIKPEQVFIKENPLLLKGIYNYVLDTVGGDVVAHLIPQIDYDGAVSLCGNAGGVKMMTNVLPFILRGVQALGIDSVQISHEKRTAVWEKFAKEWKIVDQLAYDEISLEELPQTMTLLKEGRHLGRTIVKIG from the coding sequence ATGAATAGAGAATTTAAGGCTATGGTTGTTGAGCAAGTAGGCGACGAGATTGTATTTGCTCCAAAAACCATTACAGTGGATGATTTGCATGAAGGTCAAGTCCTTATCAAAGTTGCCTACAGTTCGGTCAACTACAAGGACATGCTGGCTGTGCAGAAAAATTCCGGTGTCATCCGGAATTATCCCATGATTCCAGGTATAGACTTGGCTGGTACTGTCGTTTCTTCGGAGACAGATGAATTTACTCTTGGTCAGGAAGTGCTGGTGACCGGCTATGAAATGGGCATGTCCCATACAGGCGGATTCTCTGAATATGCCCGCGTTCCCAAAGATTGGGTTGTGCCATTGCCAGAAGGGTTGACAATGAAAGATGCCATGATCCTTGGAACGGCGGGACTCACAGCTGGTTTGTCTGTCCTGGCGCTTGAGAAGGCTGGGATGACAGTGGACAAGCAACCACAGATTCTCGTGACAGGCGCTAGTGGTGGCGTAGGATCGGTTGGGCTTGCCATTCTCAAATCTCAGGGCTATGAGCACATTAGCGCTCTAACCCGAAAGGACAATCAGGATGAGCTAGTTTGCCGGCTGGGTGCTAGCAAGATTATCAAGCCAGAGCAAGTCTTTATCAAGGAGAATCCACTCCTGCTCAAAGGGATTTACAATTATGTGCTGGACACAGTAGGTGGTGATGTGGTCGCTCATCTGATTCCACAGATTGACTATGACGGTGCTGTTTCGCTTTGTGGAAATGCCGGAGGTGTCAAGATGATGACCAATGTTCTGCCATTTATTCTCCGTGGCGTACAGGCTTTGGGAATTGATTCTGTCCAAATTAGCCATGAAAAACGGACAGCAGTCTGGGAAAAATTCGCCAAGGAATGGAAGATTGTAGATCAGCTGGCCTATGATGAAATCAGCTTGGAAGAACTGCCTCAGACCATGACTCTTTTGAAAGAAGGGCGGCATTTGGGTAGAACCATTGTTAAAATTGGATAA
- the rpsP gene encoding 30S ribosomal protein S16, giving the protein MAVKIRLTRMGSKKKPFYRINVADSRAPRDGRFIETVGTYNPLLAENSVTLKEERVLEWLAKGAQPSDTVRALLSNAGVMKKFHESKFSK; this is encoded by the coding sequence ATGGCAGTAAAAATCCGTTTGACTCGTATGGGTTCTAAAAAGAAACCTTTCTACCGTATTAACGTTGCAGACTCACGCGCTCCACGCGATGGTCGTTTCATCGAAACAGTTGGTACTTACAATCCACTTTTGGCTGAAAACTCAGTAACTCTTAAAGAAGAGCGTGTACTTGAGTGGTTGGCAAAAGGTGCACAACCATCTGACACTGTTCGTGCCCTTCTTTCTAACGCTGGCGTTATGAAGAAATTCCACGAATCAAAATTCTCTAAATAA
- a CDS encoding class I SAM-dependent methyltransferase codes for MNLIVTTSLRMDSQLVSLAESIAKELPAIYLPRNKQALSRFFTDMDRVLVVYKDRLVLEQVGGQSLFFHLDTAMLRIKAGRDPLLELIGDKPKTILDCTMGLASDSIIMASRGHQVRALESSQLTHFLVSRGLQTFDSGKENINQAMRSIEAIWTDSLPYLKNQADKSVDVIYFDPMFSKEIKESQNLSGLAGLANAAPLSGELLAQAKRVAKEKIILKAHFRDAVFERFGFTRHIRPNQKFHYGEIRLKE; via the coding sequence ATGAATCTGATTGTGACAACGAGTTTGAGGATGGATAGTCAGCTAGTCTCTCTTGCAGAGTCCATTGCCAAAGAACTACCTGCTATTTATCTGCCGCGTAATAAGCAAGCCTTGAGCCGTTTTTTTACGGATATGGACCGGGTTTTGGTAGTTTACAAAGACCGGCTGGTTTTGGAACAAGTGGGTGGGCAATCCCTCTTTTTTCACCTAGATACTGCTATGCTTCGTATCAAAGCTGGACGTGACCCTCTCCTAGAATTGATTGGAGACAAGCCAAAGACTATTTTAGATTGTACCATGGGTCTGGCTTCAGACAGTATTATCATGGCAAGCAGAGGACACCAGGTAAGGGCATTGGAGAGTTCGCAGTTGACGCATTTTTTAGTGAGCCGTGGTCTGCAAACCTTCGACAGTGGCAAGGAAAATATCAACCAGGCCATGCGGTCCATTGAGGCCATTTGGACAGACAGTTTGCCCTATTTGAAAAATCAGGCAGATAAGTCGGTTGATGTGATTTATTTTGACCCTATGTTTTCTAAGGAGATTAAGGAATCACAGAATTTGTCCGGATTAGCAGGGCTAGCAAATGCTGCCCCCTTGTCAGGGGAATTGTTGGCTCAGGCCAAGCGGGTGGCCAAGGAAAAGATTATCTTGAAAGCTCATTTTCGTGATGCGGTCTTTGAGCGATTTGGTTTCACGCGCCATATTCGCCCTAATCAAAAATTTCATTATGGAGAAATTCGTTTGAAGGAGTGA
- the trmD gene encoding tRNA (guanosine(37)-N1)-methyltransferase TrmD, with amino-acid sequence MKIDILTLFPEMFAPLEHSIVGKARDKGLLEINYHNFREKAEKSRHVDDEPYGGGQGMLLRAQPIFDTMDAISQTNPRVILLDPAGRTFNQAYAEELAQEEQLIFICGHYEGYDERIKALVTDEISLGDYVLTGGELAAMTMIDATVRLIPEVIGKEASHTDDSFSSGLLEYPQYTRPYEYRGMVVPDVLMSGHHENIRKWRLEQSLRKTYERRPDLLEKYDMTAEEEEIFQKIKAEVSPED; translated from the coding sequence ATGAAGATTGATATTTTGACTCTCTTTCCAGAAATGTTTGCACCACTGGAACATTCTATTGTCGGCAAGGCGCGGGACAAGGGGTTGCTTGAAATCAATTATCATAATTTCCGTGAGAAAGCCGAGAAATCGCGTCACGTGGATGATGAGCCCTACGGTGGAGGTCAAGGTATGCTCTTGCGGGCTCAACCGATTTTTGACACCATGGATGCCATTTCCCAAACCAATCCGCGCGTGATTTTGCTGGATCCAGCCGGTCGGACTTTTAATCAAGCCTACGCTGAGGAATTGGCTCAGGAGGAGCAGTTGATTTTCATCTGTGGTCACTATGAGGGCTACGATGAGCGGATTAAGGCCTTGGTGACAGACGAGATTTCTCTTGGTGATTATGTATTGACTGGTGGGGAGTTGGCTGCCATGACCATGATTGATGCGACGGTGCGCTTGATTCCAGAGGTGATTGGCAAGGAAGCTAGCCACACTGATGACAGTTTTTCGTCTGGTTTGTTGGAATATCCCCAGTACACGCGCCCTTATGAATACCGTGGCATGGTCGTCCCAGATGTGCTTATGAGTGGTCACCATGAAAATATCCGGAAATGGCGCTTGGAGCAAAGCCTACGCAAGACTTATGAGCGTCGTCCTGACTTGCTAGAGAAATATGACATGACGGCAGAAGAGGAAGAAATTTTCCAGAAAATCAAAGCAGAAGTATCACCAGAAGACTAG
- the pcp gene encoding pyroglutamyl-peptidase I: MKILVTGFDPFGGESINPALEVIKSLPKQIAGAEILLEEIPTVFYQAASVLEEAMAKYAPDIVLCIGQAGGRTELTPERVAINQDDARIPDNLGQQPIDTMIREDGQPAYFSTLPIKAMVEAIRAAGLPASVSNTAGTFVCNHLMYQALYLADKQFPKTKAGFLHIPFLPEQVLDKPGFASMSLADIVRGVEAAIGAIVAYKDKEDVKNVGGATH; the protein is encoded by the coding sequence ATGAAAATATTAGTAACTGGTTTTGACCCATTTGGAGGTGAGTCTATCAATCCAGCACTGGAGGTCATTAAATCATTACCAAAGCAGATTGCAGGCGCAGAGATTCTTCTTGAGGAGATTCCAACTGTTTTTTATCAAGCTGCAAGTGTTCTTGAAGAAGCCATGGCTAAGTATGCACCAGATATTGTGCTATGTATTGGACAGGCTGGTGGAAGGACGGAATTAACACCTGAGCGTGTTGCCATTAATCAAGACGATGCACGCATTCCAGATAATTTGGGACAACAACCAATTGACACTATGATTCGTGAAGATGGGCAACCTGCTTATTTTTCAACCTTACCCATCAAAGCAATGGTTGAAGCCATTCGTGCAGCAGGTCTTCCAGCCTCTGTTTCTAATACCGCAGGGACCTTTGTCTGCAACCATCTCATGTACCAAGCTCTTTACTTAGCTGATAAACAATTTCCAAAGACTAAGGCTGGTTTTCTTCATATTCCGTTTCTACCGGAACAGGTTCTTGACAAACCAGGCTTTGCCTCTATGTCTCTAGCCGATATTGTTAGAGGAGTTGAAGCAGCCATTGGAGCAATAGTTGCATATAAAGACAAAGAGGATGTGAAGAACGTTGGAGGTGCAACACATTGA
- a CDS encoding ATP cone domain-containing protein, producing the protein MQVIKRSGEIVEFDPEKIYQAILKAAQTVYVIDDTWRKNLAQVTKKVVLDLEEAHTERPTISMVQSQVEHRLLDAGYISIAEHYISYRLQRDLERNGYADKIVVHLRFEQVR; encoded by the coding sequence ATGCAAGTCATTAAACGTAGTGGAGAGATTGTTGAATTTGACCCAGAAAAGATTTATCAAGCCATTTTAAAGGCTGCGCAGACAGTTTATGTGATTGATGATACCTGGCGGAAAAACCTTGCCCAGGTGACCAAGAAGGTCGTACTTGACTTGGAAGAGGCTCATACAGAACGCCCAACCATCAGCATGGTACAATCCCAGGTGGAGCACCGTTTGCTGGATGCCGGCTATATCTCAATCGCAGAGCATTATATTTCTTATCGCCTGCAGCGTGATTTGGAACGCAATGGCTACGCGGATAAGATTGTCGTTCATTTGCGATTTGAGCAAGTACGTTAA
- the pepF gene encoding oligoendopeptidase F → MSQAMPKRHEIDVQLTWDTNLIFPDNQAYKDALASYKEQVEKFEKTYKGQLIEKASIVAALKEYEDLSILLSKLDHYAFLPLEVDKMNTELASLANEYELVRAFAIPKLSFLDTELGLLDEAVLNNLIAEQPQWKAFFEAIIRQKPHQLHPLQEELLANFAPTFGQPYNNYGVTKFEDMTFENFEANGQTLGNSYVLFENDYELSHDTEIRRNSAAGFYSTLKKYKNTTAATYLSHIKNEQIEARLRGFDNTIDYLLHRQNVSRDLFDRQIDVIMKELAPHMRRYVKLVAKAHGLEKITHADLKISLPSEFNQRITPEESKQFLIDCLGILGDDYVKMIERSFDERWIDFAQNEGKATGGFCATLYDGPSYILLSWTGLMNEVLVLAHELGHAGHFQLAKKQSILSYDPSLYFIEAPSTANEVLTCNTLLKNNQDPGFQAYLISELISRTYFHNMVTHLLEAAFQREVYTRLDNEEYLNGDILCQIKLDVIKEFWGEDFEIGDDAGLIWMRQPHYYIGLYPYTYSAGLTIGTAMAKQLEENPEEVVDKWLETLSLGASLSAQDLAKHAGVDVSTDQPLKETIAYVGSLVDKLESLV, encoded by the coding sequence ATGTCACAAGCAATGCCAAAACGCCATGAAATTGACGTGCAACTCACCTGGGATACCAACCTGATTTTCCCAGACAACCAGGCCTATAAGGATGCCCTTGCTAGCTACAAGGAACAAGTTGAGAAATTTGAGAAAACCTATAAAGGTCAATTGATCGAAAAAGCAAGTATTGTCGCTGCACTGAAAGAATACGAAGACCTGTCTATCCTCCTCAGCAAGCTGGACCACTATGCCTTCTTGCCACTTGAAGTCGACAAGATGAATACAGAATTGGCCAGCCTTGCCAATGAATACGAATTAGTGCGTGCCTTTGCCATTCCAAAATTGTCCTTCCTGGACACCGAACTGGGCTTACTTGACGAGGCAGTCTTGAACAACTTGATTGCTGAACAGCCACAATGGAAGGCGTTTTTCGAGGCAATTATTCGCCAAAAACCTCACCAACTCCACCCTCTTCAAGAAGAACTCTTGGCCAATTTTGCACCAACCTTTGGCCAACCCTACAACAACTACGGGGTTACCAAGTTTGAGGATATGACCTTTGAAAACTTTGAGGCAAATGGTCAAACACTTGGTAACAGCTATGTTCTCTTTGAAAATGATTATGAACTCAGTCATGATACCGAAATCCGTCGTAATTCCGCGGCTGGTTTCTACTCAACCCTGAAAAAATATAAGAATACAACTGCAGCAACTTATTTGTCTCACATCAAGAATGAGCAAATCGAAGCTCGCTTGCGTGGCTTTGACAATACCATTGACTACCTTCTCCACCGCCAAAATGTTTCCCGCGACCTCTTCGACCGTCAGATTGACGTCATCATGAAAGAATTGGCACCGCACATGCGTCGATATGTCAAGCTGGTTGCCAAGGCTCATGGCTTGGAGAAAATTACCCACGCCGACCTGAAAATCAGCCTACCGTCCGAATTTAACCAGCGCATTACGCCAGAAGAGTCTAAACAATTCTTGATTGACTGTTTGGGCATCCTTGGCGACGATTATGTCAAGATGATTGAACGTTCCTTCGATGAGCGCTGGATTGACTTTGCGCAAAATGAGGGCAAGGCGACTGGTGGTTTCTGTGCGACTCTCTATGACGGACCGTCTTATATCCTGCTTTCTTGGACTGGTCTCATGAATGAAGTCCTAGTATTAGCTCACGAACTGGGGCATGCAGGGCATTTCCAATTGGCTAAGAAACAAAGCATTCTCAGCTATGACCCATCGCTCTATTTTATCGAGGCACCATCAACTGCCAACGAAGTTTTGACTTGTAATACTCTCTTGAAAAACAACCAAGACCCTGGTTTCCAGGCTTACCTGATTAGCGAGTTGATCAGCCGTACTTACTTCCACAATATGGTGACTCACTTGCTTGAAGCAGCCTTCCAGCGTGAAGTCTATACTCGTTTGGACAATGAAGAATACCTCAACGGTGATATTCTCTGCCAAATCAAGTTGGATGTCATCAAGGAATTCTGGGGTGAAGACTTTGAAATCGGTGATGATGCAGGTCTTATCTGGATGCGTCAACCACACTACTACATTGGTTTGTATCCATATACCTACTCAGCTGGTTTGACCATCGGTACTGCTATGGCTAAACAACTAGAAGAAAATCCTGAAGAAGTTGTTGACAAATGGTTGGAAACCTTGTCACTTGGCGCTAGCCTTTCTGCCCAAGACCTTGCTAAACACGCAGGTGTTGACGTTTCGACTGACCAACCACTTAAAGAAACTATTGCTTATGTTGGTTCCTTGGTCGACAAGTTGGAATCATTGGTCTAA